In the genome of Nitratireductor sp. GISD-1A_MAKvit, the window GGTCGCCTGTGCGGCCGCGCGCACGGTTGCCGAATCCGATTCCAACGCGATCCGCTTCAATCCGCTGTTCCTGCATGCTTCTGTCGGTCTCGGCAAAACTCATATGCTGCAGGCAATCGCCGCCGAATCGCTGCGCCGCAAGCCGCAGGCACGGGTGGTCTACCTGACGGCGGAGTATTTCATGTGGCGTTTTGCAACCGCGATCCGCGACAACTATGCTCTGACGCTGAAAGAGCAGCTGCGTGACATCGATCTTCTGATTATCGACGACATGCAGTTTCTGCAGGGCAAATCGATCCAGAATGAATTCTGCCATCTCCTGAACATGCTGTTGGATAGCGCACGGCAGGTGGTGGTTGCGGCAGACCGTCCGCCCTCTGAGCTGGAATCGCTTGAGCCGCGCGTAAAATCGCGACTGAATGGCGGTGTTTCGCTTGAGATCGGTGCACCCGACTTTGCCATGCGGCTCTCCATTCTGAAGCAGCGGCTGGCGAGCGCTCAGGCCGAGGATGCCTCGCTTGATATTCCCGAGGAGATTCTTGTTCATGTGGCTCGTTCGGTCACCGGTAGCGGCCGCGAGCTGGAAGGTGCATTCAACCAGCTACTGTTCCGGCATTCCTTCGAGCCGCAGATCACCATCGACCGGATCGACGAGATCCTCGGGCATGTCTGCCGCTCCGGAGAGCCCAAGCGCGTACGCATCGAGGACATTCAGCGCATCGTCGCGCGGCATTACAATGTTTCCAAGACCGAGCTTCTGTCGAATCGTCGTACGCGAACGATCGTGAAGCCGAGACAGGTGGCGATGTATCTGTCGAAAGTGATGACACCGCGCTCCCTGCCGGAGATCGGGCGTCGTTTCGGTGGCCGCGATCACACCACCGTACTGCACGCAGTGCGCAAGATCGAAGGCCTGACCGACGGCGACAGGCAGCTTGCGCAGGAAATCGAGCTGTTGAAACGCCTGATCAGCGACCAGGCCTGATCGCGCCTCCAGGCGGAATGCGGGGCGACCGGAATGAGGGCGAAGCAAGTCAGCCCCAGACCGGTCGCATCAGGCGTTTGGAGAAATCCGCCGTTCAGTCATCGTTTTCCCCAGAAAGCCGACTGAAGCGGGACGTAAGGTCATGACAGACTTGCGTTTCTCCTTGTTTTTCTGCCATTTTGGCGAAAGTCAAAGCCTGTTCACGGCTGCCCTGGCATGCGCAGAGTTTGCCGGGCTATTTTCATTCAAGTGAGATTGATCGGTCATGCGTGTTATTCTTGAACGCTCCACCCTCCTGAAGTCACTGAACCATGTTCACCGCGTGGTTGAGCGCCGCAACACCATTCCGATCCTGTCCAACGTGCTTTTGAACGCAGACGGTGCGAGCCTGCAGTTGAAAGCGACGGACCTCGACCTTGAGGTGACGGAAGCCGCAGGCGCAACGGTGGAACAGGCCGGCGCAACCACAGTGCCCGCACACCTGCTCTACGACATCGTGCGCAAACTGCCCGATGGCGCAGAGGTCATGCTGAAGACCGACGAGGACGGCAATGCGATGTCTGTGGTGGCCGGACGCTCAAGCTTTCGCCTGCAGTGCCTGCCGCAGTCCGACTTCCCCGAGCTTTCCGCCGGCAGCTTTTCCCACATTTTCCGCCTGGACTCATCGGATCTGAAGGGGCTCATCGAGAAGACGCAGTTTGCCATATCCACCGAAGAGACCCGCTACTATCTGAACGGCATTTTCCTTCATGCGATCGAGGCCGAAGGCGGGCTTAAACTCCGGTCTGTCGCGACCGACGGGCATCGTCTGGCACGCGCCGAGATGGAAGCCCCGGCCGGCTCGGAAGGCATGCCCGGCATCATCATCCCGCGCAAAACGGTGGGTGAGTTGCAGAAGCTGGTCGATGCCCCCGATGTCGCAATCTCGGTGGAGCTTTCAGACACGAAGATCCGCTTCACGATCGGTAGCGTCATCCTCACGTCAAAGCTGATTGACGGTACATTCCCCGATTATCAGCGGGTGATTCCGACCGGGAACGACAAGAAGCTGGTGATCGATCGTCAGACTTTTGCATCAGCAGTGGATCGCGTTTCGACCATCTCCTCCGAGCGCGGACGGGCCGTCAAGCTTTCCATTGCCGAAGGCCAGGTGACACTTACCGTGAACAACCCGGACTCGGGCTCCGCAACCGAGGAACTCGCTGCCGATTACAGCTCCGAGCCGATCGATATCGGCTTTAACGCGCGATATCTGCTGGATGTGGCGGCGCAGCTTTCAGGAACCGAGGCGCGGTTTTTGCTGGCGGATGCAGGATCTCCCACCCTCGTGCAGGATGAGGGCGATGAGAACACGCTCTACGTTCTCATGCCGATGCGCGTCTGACGCGCATTGGCAGCGTTCTTCCCTTGGCTGAACAAGCGCCCGACCGGAACGCCATCGCTCAGGTTCACATCACCAGGCTGAATCTGACCGACTTCCGCAACTATCACGCCCTGTCTCTGGATCTGACACCGGGCGCGATCGTGCTGACCGGCGAAAACGGCGCTGGCAAGACCAACCTTCTTGAAGCCATATCCCTCCTCTCTCCCGGTCGTGGCCTGAGGCGCGCGACGCTCGGCGATATCGCACGTGAAGGATCGGAAACCGGCTTCGCGATCCATGCAAGGCTGGAGGGCCCGTTTGGCGAATGCGAGATAGGCACCGGAACCACCGGCATGCATTCGGGCCCGGATGGAGCGGGGCGCCGGCTGCGCATCAATGGCGAGGCCGCACGTTCGGCGGATGCCATGCTGGAATGGGTGCGTGTGTTATGGCTGACGCCAGCGATGGACACCCTTTTTACCGGATCAGGGAGCGACCGGCGTCGCTTTCTTGAC includes:
- the dnaA gene encoding chromosomal replication initiator protein DnaA produces the protein MSQQDGNERTNVTKTESKAGPSEATFERVKTQLRARLGSEVYSSWFGRMKLMEASKGCVRISVPTAFLRSWINGHYLDLITELWKQEVPETLKVEIVVRTATRNVRVSQESKPATARKAAARPQTSLATGTLGSTAGARPSPARAPEFEGRSNILGSPLDSRYTFDSLIEGTSNRVACAAARTVAESDSNAIRFNPLFLHASVGLGKTHMLQAIAAESLRRKPQARVVYLTAEYFMWRFATAIRDNYALTLKEQLRDIDLLIIDDMQFLQGKSIQNEFCHLLNMLLDSARQVVVAADRPPSELESLEPRVKSRLNGGVSLEIGAPDFAMRLSILKQRLASAQAEDASLDIPEEILVHVARSVTGSGRELEGAFNQLLFRHSFEPQITIDRIDEILGHVCRSGEPKRVRIEDIQRIVARHYNVSKTELLSNRRTRTIVKPRQVAMYLSKVMTPRSLPEIGRRFGGRDHTTVLHAVRKIEGLTDGDRQLAQEIELLKRLISDQA
- the dnaN gene encoding DNA polymerase III subunit beta, yielding MRVILERSTLLKSLNHVHRVVERRNTIPILSNVLLNADGASLQLKATDLDLEVTEAAGATVEQAGATTVPAHLLYDIVRKLPDGAEVMLKTDEDGNAMSVVAGRSSFRLQCLPQSDFPELSAGSFSHIFRLDSSDLKGLIEKTQFAISTEETRYYLNGIFLHAIEAEGGLKLRSVATDGHRLARAEMEAPAGSEGMPGIIIPRKTVGELQKLVDAPDVAISVELSDTKIRFTIGSVILTSKLIDGTFPDYQRVIPTGNDKKLVIDRQTFASAVDRVSTISSERGRAVKLSIAEGQVTLTVNNPDSGSATEELAADYSSEPIDIGFNARYLLDVAAQLSGTEARFLLADAGSPTLVQDEGDENTLYVLMPMRV